From Nitrospirota bacterium:
CCCATGACGTCGTTGAGCTTGAAGTCGCGGCGGGAGCTGTTGATGTGTTGGTTGTGGCAGGTGACGCAGGCCTGTGAGACGGCCACGTCCGCATAGATGGCCTGAAAGTACCGTTCCCGCCCGATCCGCACGAACCCGGTAAACGGCTGCTCAGGATTTTTCGCCACTGCCTCCAAACCCTTCTGCTCGAATTCCGTCTCCGGCTTGTTCCAGACGTAGATCGGCCAGAGGCTGACCAGTTTATATTTGATGCCCTTGCCGCTGTCGGCCACCAGCCGGCCGGTTTCCATCAGGAATTGGGCCGGCAGCGGAAGGGCGTTCTGGCCCTTCCAATGTTCGGCTGCTTCCACGACGCCG
This genomic window contains:
- a CDS encoding DUF3365 domain-containing protein, producing LVLVGVGGYWGLSGLLKDAEAPVTIAPELVADYVHAVIQANRTVYTKNVVDKLQESGVVEAAEHWKGQNALPLPAQFLMETGRLVADSGKGIKYKLVSLWPIYVWNKPETEFEQKGLEAVAKNPEQPFTGFVRIGRERYFQAIYADVAVSQACVTCHNQHINSSRRDFKLNDVMGGIVITIPVTP